A single genomic interval of Streptomyces sp. NBC_00663 harbors:
- a CDS encoding TetR/AcrR family transcriptional regulator, with translation MNLGAPSSDDPAAQPLRSDAERNRARIVAAARTVFRRDGLNASMASVAREAGVGIATLFRRFPTKEDLVAAVFADRMDAYVDAVGVALDDPDPWRGLAGFIETGCAMQAADYGFADVLTMTFPTAKALEERRDQAYEGVVQLIGRAKAAGRLREDFTPEDLVLAYMANAGVVNATGDTAPDAWKRVVALMLQSFEAPARGPLPDSPEPRALYRAMLRASQACAASPEPGRKD, from the coding sequence ATGAACCTTGGCGCCCCATCCAGTGATGACCCTGCCGCGCAGCCTCTCCGCAGCGATGCCGAGCGCAACCGCGCGCGGATCGTCGCCGCCGCGCGCACGGTGTTCAGGCGTGACGGCCTGAATGCCTCCATGGCTTCCGTGGCCCGCGAGGCGGGGGTGGGCATCGCCACCCTGTTCCGCCGTTTCCCGACGAAGGAGGACCTGGTCGCCGCGGTCTTCGCCGACCGTATGGACGCCTACGTCGACGCGGTCGGCGTCGCCCTCGACGACCCCGATCCCTGGCGCGGTCTCGCGGGGTTCATCGAAACCGGCTGCGCGATGCAGGCCGCCGATTACGGCTTCGCCGACGTGCTGACCATGACCTTCCCCACAGCCAAGGCTCTGGAGGAGCGCCGAGACCAGGCGTACGAGGGCGTCGTCCAGCTCATCGGCCGCGCCAAGGCCGCCGGACGTCTGCGGGAGGACTTCACCCCCGAGGACCTGGTGCTGGCGTACATGGCCAATGCCGGCGTCGTCAACGCCACCGGCGACACTGCTCCCGACGCCTGGAAACGCGTCGTCGCCCTGATGCTCCAGTCCTTCGAAGCCCCCGCCCGCGGCCCCCTGCCCGACTCGCCCGAGCCCCGCGCCCTCTACAGAGCCATGCTCCGGGCCAGTCAGGCGTGCGCTGCCTCGCCGGAACCCGGGAGGAAGGACTGA
- a CDS encoding aldehyde dehydrogenase family protein has product MANGTRYGLTAAVWTQDVGRAVRLARSVQAGQIAVNTLGDGGPAGAIGAPFGGYKHSGFGRSMGPDHLEDWTQVKCVVINAG; this is encoded by the coding sequence ATCGCCAACGGCACCCGCTACGGCCTCACCGCCGCCGTCTGGACCCAGGACGTCGGGCGAGCGGTCCGCCTGGCCCGCAGCGTCCAGGCAGGCCAGATCGCCGTCAACACTCTCGGTGACGGCGGCCCGGCCGGTGCCATCGGCGCGCCCTTCGGCGGCTACAAGCACAGCGGGTTCGGCCGCTCCATGGGTCCCGACCACCTGGAGGACTGGACACAGGTGAAGTGCGTGGTCATCAACGCCGGTTGA
- a CDS encoding TetR/AcrR family transcriptional regulator gives MVRYGKEHKSETRRRIIETAGRRFKQDGIDASGISTLMKDAGLTNGAFYAHFESKDELVTTAIADQLKVQAESVVAQAAPGRAGLEQIVRAYLSPLHRDSLGDGCPNAALLDEIGRCTDATRQAYTDGVLVLVDGIAARMAPEAPSSARVKALSLLGLMAGTLQLARALTDSQLAHELLNQGISNALALLDAGQGV, from the coding sequence GTGGTGCGGTACGGAAAAGAGCACAAGTCGGAGACGAGGCGGCGGATCATCGAGACGGCGGGCCGTCGGTTCAAGCAAGACGGTATCGACGCCTCCGGTATCTCGACGCTCATGAAGGACGCGGGGCTGACCAATGGGGCCTTCTACGCGCACTTCGAATCCAAGGACGAACTCGTCACCACGGCAATCGCCGACCAGTTGAAGGTACAGGCCGAGAGCGTCGTCGCGCAGGCTGCGCCGGGCCGAGCCGGACTCGAGCAGATTGTGCGCGCATACCTGTCGCCCCTGCACCGCGACAGCCTTGGTGACGGCTGCCCCAACGCCGCTCTCCTTGACGAGATCGGGCGCTGCACCGACGCAACCAGGCAGGCGTACACCGACGGCGTGCTGGTCCTGGTCGACGGCATTGCCGCCCGCATGGCACCCGAGGCCCCGTCCTCCGCCCGCGTTAAGGCGCTCAGCCTCCTCGGCCTGATGGCCGGGACGCTGCAGCTTGCCCGCGCCTTGACCGACAGCCAACTCGCTCATGAACTCCTCAATCAGGGGATAAGCAACGCCCTCGCCCTGTTGGACGCCGGGCAGGGCGTCTGA
- a CDS encoding oxidoreductase, with protein sequence MATTQPVVLVTGASSGIGRETARAFAAAGFEVIGTARNTARVTAPAEVTYLDLDVTSDESVASVVKQVMDRFGRIDVLVNNAGVGANGAAEEFSVARTQDVFDINVYGIMRMTKAVLPHMRAQRRGRVINVSSLSGFVPSPFMAIYTSTKHAVEGYSGSLDHEVREHGVRILLVEPGPINTPFGDHSVQGDTPLPLYASGRHTFDEVLAKNTSGGDDPATVAKVIVAAATDKNPKLRRTAGSTAASISALHRVLPARIFDRIIRRFNRMPN encoded by the coding sequence ATGGCGACAACCCAACCGGTGGTGCTCGTGACGGGTGCCTCATCGGGGATCGGCAGGGAGACGGCCCGCGCCTTCGCCGCGGCGGGATTCGAGGTGATCGGAACCGCTCGCAACACGGCGCGGGTCACCGCGCCCGCCGAGGTGACCTACCTCGACCTCGACGTGACCAGCGACGAATCGGTCGCCTCCGTGGTCAAGCAGGTGATGGACCGGTTCGGACGCATCGACGTCCTGGTCAACAATGCCGGCGTCGGCGCCAACGGCGCCGCCGAAGAGTTCTCCGTCGCACGAACGCAGGACGTCTTCGACATCAACGTCTACGGCATCATGCGGATGACCAAGGCGGTTCTGCCGCACATGCGCGCCCAACGGCGCGGACGCGTCATCAACGTCTCCTCCCTCAGCGGGTTCGTCCCCAGCCCGTTCATGGCCATCTACACCTCGACCAAGCACGCGGTCGAGGGCTACTCAGGGTCGCTCGACCACGAGGTCCGCGAGCACGGCGTCCGGATCCTGCTCGTCGAGCCCGGCCCGATCAACACGCCGTTCGGGGACCACAGCGTGCAGGGCGACACCCCGTTGCCGCTTTATGCGTCGGGACGGCACACCTTCGACGAGGTGCTGGCGAAGAACACCAGCGGCGGCGACGATCCCGCCACCGTGGCCAAGGTGATCGTCGCGGCGGCCACCGACAAGAACCCGAAACTGCGGCGCACCGCCGGCTCGACGGCCGCAAGCATCAGCGCGCTCCACCGCGTCCTTCCGGCCCGGATCTTCGACCGGATCATCCGCAGGTTCAACCGGATGCCGAACTGA
- a CDS encoding oxidoreductase, with protein sequence MAATRPVALVTGASTGIGKAAALALVAAGFETVGTSRKTSGADRRDGVTFLALDVGSDDSVTAAVEQVIARFGRIDVLVNNAGIGSSGADEENSLAQAQHLFNINVFGVMRMTKAVLPHMRAQGSGRIINISSVLGFLPAPYMATYSASKHALEGYTGSLDHEIREHGVRALIVQPGGTKSSFEANTVEPDMPMRLYAEQRRIADQVALAVNEGGDDPTTVAKAIVAAATDSKPKARYTAGRSARLLSAAHRILPAGVFDGQIRKANKLAG encoded by the coding sequence ATGGCGGCAACTCGGCCGGTGGCACTCGTGACAGGTGCATCCACCGGCATCGGAAAGGCGGCCGCCCTCGCGCTCGTCGCCGCAGGTTTCGAGACGGTGGGAACGAGCCGGAAGACGTCGGGAGCCGACCGCCGTGACGGCGTGACGTTCCTCGCCCTCGACGTAGGCAGCGACGATTCGGTCACTGCCGCGGTCGAGCAGGTGATCGCGCGGTTCGGGCGGATCGACGTCCTGGTCAACAACGCGGGCATCGGCTCCTCGGGCGCCGACGAGGAAAACTCTCTCGCGCAGGCCCAGCATCTCTTCAACATCAACGTCTTCGGCGTGATGCGCATGACCAAGGCCGTTCTCCCTCACATGCGTGCCCAGGGAAGCGGGCGCATCATCAACATCTCGTCCGTCCTCGGGTTCCTCCCCGCGCCCTACATGGCCACCTACTCGGCGTCCAAGCACGCGCTCGAGGGGTACACCGGGTCCCTGGACCACGAGATCCGCGAACACGGGGTCCGGGCCCTTATCGTCCAGCCGGGCGGTACCAAATCCTCGTTCGAGGCGAACACCGTCGAGCCCGACATGCCCATGCGCCTCTACGCGGAGCAGCGGCGGATCGCCGACCAGGTGGCGCTGGCGGTCAATGAGGGCGGCGACGACCCCACCACCGTCGCGAAGGCGATCGTCGCGGCCGCCACCGACTCCAAGCCGAAGGCGCGGTACACCGCCGGCCGGAGCGCCCGGCTTCTCAGCGCGGCGCACCGCATCCTTCCCGCCGGGGTCTTCGACGGGCAGATCCGCAAGGCCAACAAACTTGCCGGCTGA
- a CDS encoding NAD(P)H-binding protein codes for MNQLHSRRPSVSFRLQRGLFRSSGLDWTVVYPTRLTHGPAKGSYRADDRLPMKGNPTISRADVAAFMRTAAQGGEWIHRTAVISD; via the coding sequence CTGAATCAGCTTCATTCGCGCAGGCCATCTGTGTCGTTCCGACTCCAGCGCGGCCTGTTCCGCTCCAGCGGGCTGGACTGGACCGTGGTGTACCCGACCAGGCTGACCCACGGCCCCGCCAAGGGCAGCTACCGGGCGGACGACCGGCTGCCGATGAAGGGCAACCCGACGATCAGCCGTGCGGACGTGGCTGCCTTCATGCGCACGGCGGCACAGGGCGGCGAGTGGATCCACCGCACCGCCGTGATCTCCGACTGA
- a CDS encoding tautomerase family protein: MTIITVNAPKGRLGLEQRRELAETLTDAVLVPEVGQSAPAARVGFQVHFVERERDMMAIGGRLLSDAGQELDVMVVDIAVMDAAWQPDVRAQVIERVLAALAAACGLEKPSPTWWVNFRVIDEGSWGSSGGVLSVLPLLESGVFTQERAKAVRAALGA, encoded by the coding sequence GTGACGATCATTACCGTGAACGCCCCCAAGGGGCGCCTGGGCCTGGAGCAGCGCCGTGAGCTGGCCGAGACGCTGACGGACGCGGTGCTGGTGCCCGAGGTGGGACAGTCGGCTCCGGCCGCCCGCGTCGGGTTCCAGGTGCACTTCGTCGAGCGTGAGCGGGACATGATGGCGATCGGCGGACGGCTGCTTTCGGACGCCGGCCAGGAACTCGACGTGATGGTGGTCGACATCGCGGTCATGGACGCCGCCTGGCAGCCGGACGTACGAGCCCAGGTCATCGAGCGCGTCCTGGCCGCACTGGCGGCGGCCTGCGGACTGGAGAAGCCGTCACCGACGTGGTGGGTCAACTTCCGCGTGATCGACGAGGGCAGCTGGGGCTCGTCCGGGGGCGTGCTGTCCGTCCTCCCGCTCCTCGAGAGCGGGGTGTTCACGCAGGAGAGGGCCAAGGCCGTCCGCGCCGCGCTGGGCGCCTGA
- a CDS encoding TetR/AcrR family transcriptional regulator → MYVTKSSPAARERIVAGAADMISRRGLNATSIREMAKHARAPLGSTYHYFPEGKQQLATEAVRYTGEWVARRLRKELEAGPVAGLRAFLALWRKIVVDSDFRAGCPVLAVSIEEPPTDETPPAVVAAADIFTAWEGLLSASLREHGAEREQAAQLATLVVAAVEGTVAMCRAKRSIEPLDRTAEQLQALILATIKE, encoded by the coding sequence ATGTACGTGACCAAGTCCAGTCCGGCGGCGCGTGAGCGGATCGTGGCCGGTGCGGCCGACATGATCAGTCGGCGCGGTCTGAACGCGACGAGCATCCGCGAGATGGCCAAGCACGCCAGGGCGCCGCTCGGCTCGACGTACCACTACTTCCCTGAAGGCAAGCAGCAGTTGGCCACCGAGGCCGTCCGCTACACCGGCGAGTGGGTCGCGCGCCGGCTGCGCAAGGAGTTGGAGGCGGGACCGGTCGCCGGGCTGCGGGCGTTCCTCGCCCTGTGGCGCAAGATCGTCGTCGACAGTGACTTCAGGGCGGGCTGCCCGGTCCTCGCCGTCTCCATCGAGGAGCCGCCCACGGACGAGACGCCTCCCGCCGTGGTGGCCGCCGCCGACATCTTCACCGCATGGGAGGGCCTGCTGTCCGCCTCGCTGCGGGAGCACGGCGCCGAGCGCGAGCAGGCGGCCCAGCTGGCCACCCTCGTCGTCGCGGCCGTTGAGGGGACTGTGGCCATGTGCCGCGCCAAGCGCAGCATCGAGCCCCTCGACCGCACCGCGGAGCAACTGCAGGCGCTGATCCTCGCCACGATCAAGGAGTGA
- a CDS encoding tautomerase family protein produces the protein MPMIRLTVPAGALTEQGRRSVQRDLAAVLLRWEGASDTAFFRAQAWSYLTELPDGAQTTAEDDAPRFLVEVNVPQGALSERRKAGLVEEATKTVLAAADLGLDDALRVWVLVHEQPEGTWGAGGSVIRYADLVALAKGQRTDA, from the coding sequence ATGCCGATGATCCGGCTCACGGTCCCTGCCGGTGCCCTGACCGAACAGGGCCGCCGAAGTGTCCAGCGCGATCTCGCCGCCGTACTGCTGCGCTGGGAGGGCGCATCCGACACGGCGTTCTTCCGCGCCCAGGCGTGGAGCTACCTCACCGAGCTGCCGGACGGCGCCCAGACCACCGCCGAGGACGACGCGCCGCGTTTCCTGGTGGAGGTCAACGTCCCGCAAGGCGCCCTGTCCGAGCGCCGCAAGGCGGGCCTGGTCGAGGAGGCGACGAAGACTGTCCTGGCCGCGGCGGACCTCGGCCTGGACGACGCCCTGCGGGTGTGGGTCCTGGTTCACGAACAGCCCGAGGGCACCTGGGGCGCGGGCGGCTCCGTCATCCGCTACGCCGACCTGGTGGCCCTGGCGAAGGGACAGCGCACCGATGCGTGA
- a CDS encoding zinc-dependent alcohol dehydrogenase, which yields MRELTYVAKRTVEWREAPDPKLQADGEAIVAPVAATSCDVDSSILAGHGFIDPPFALGHECVARIVETGDAVTAVAPGDLVVVPWSINCGTCDRCRAGLTAHCTAVPYMAMYGAPIGGSWGGLFSDLVRVPYADAMLVPLPAGLDPVAMASASDNWSLAWRLVAPHLKARPGARVLVVARGSIGLYVCDIARALGASEVLYVDPDPEHRTLARAFGAATAETLDPMPQGYDIAVEATGRVDQLALAVKSLTPEGICESAGNHFRPGELPLLDMYLNGVTLRVARDNVRAHIPDALQLAASGKVAPEKVVSHVIDWEDLPTALPQKHLKPVFVRADD from the coding sequence ATGCGTGAACTGACCTACGTCGCCAAGCGCACCGTCGAGTGGCGCGAGGCGCCCGACCCGAAACTCCAGGCCGACGGGGAGGCGATCGTCGCCCCGGTGGCCGCCACCTCCTGCGACGTGGACTCCTCCATCCTGGCCGGTCACGGCTTCATCGACCCGCCCTTCGCCCTCGGCCACGAGTGCGTCGCCCGGATCGTCGAGACCGGCGACGCCGTTACCGCCGTAGCCCCCGGTGACCTGGTCGTCGTCCCCTGGTCCATCAACTGCGGTACCTGCGACCGCTGCCGGGCCGGGCTGACCGCGCACTGCACCGCTGTCCCGTACATGGCGATGTACGGCGCACCGATCGGCGGTAGCTGGGGCGGGCTCTTCTCCGACCTGGTCCGCGTGCCCTACGCCGACGCCATGCTCGTCCCGCTACCGGCCGGCCTTGACCCGGTGGCCATGGCCTCCGCCAGCGACAACTGGTCCCTGGCCTGGCGCCTGGTCGCCCCCCACCTCAAGGCTCGGCCCGGAGCACGCGTCCTGGTCGTCGCCCGCGGCAGCATCGGCCTGTACGTGTGCGACATCGCCCGCGCGCTCGGCGCCTCCGAAGTGCTCTACGTCGACCCCGACCCCGAACACCGCACCTTGGCCCGCGCGTTCGGAGCCGCTACCGCCGAGACCCTGGACCCGATGCCCCAGGGCTACGACATCGCCGTCGAGGCCACCGGGCGCGTCGACCAGCTCGCCCTGGCCGTCAAATCCCTCACTCCGGAAGGGATTTGTGAGTCGGCGGGCAACCACTTCCGTCCCGGCGAACTGCCACTGCTCGACATGTATCTCAACGGCGTCACCCTGCGCGTCGCCCGCGACAACGTCCGCGCCCACATCCCCGACGCCCTTCAACTCGCCGCCTCCGGCAAGGTCGCCCCCGAGAAAGTCGTCTCCCACGTCATCGACTGGGAAGACCTGCCGACCGCGCTGCCGCAGAAGCACCTGAAGCCGGTCTTCGTCCGGGCCGATGACTGA
- a CDS encoding HAD family hydrolase — MIRTLFETPSAYRPSGAEMAAPVPSVQAVLFDFSNTLFQMIDLETWLRRVGSATGRLAVLDEPSAVAEISDQLRAAFRLPSVVALQEGRDLSSAQHRRAMWGWWEQVDFLRGAEEAAYRELTTPDAWVPYPDTEPVLRALRQRGLRVGVVSDFAWDLRTHLVHHELDALIDTCVISYEQGREKPDPQLFLKACADLGADPRATLMVGDNPVRDGGAAACGLRTYILPAEHRMGERGLLDVQRLVV; from the coding sequence GTGATCCGCACCCTGTTCGAAACACCGAGCGCCTACCGTCCCAGCGGCGCCGAGATGGCCGCGCCGGTGCCCTCGGTCCAGGCTGTCCTGTTCGACTTCAGCAACACCCTCTTCCAGATGATCGACCTGGAGACGTGGCTGCGCCGGGTCGGCTCCGCCACCGGCCGCCTGGCCGTGCTGGACGAGCCCAGCGCAGTGGCCGAAATCTCCGACCAATTGCGCGCCGCTTTCCGGTTGCCCTCCGTCGTAGCCCTCCAGGAAGGTCGTGATCTCTCCTCCGCACAGCACCGCCGCGCCATGTGGGGTTGGTGGGAGCAGGTGGACTTCCTGCGCGGTGCGGAGGAGGCGGCCTACCGGGAGCTCACGACCCCGGACGCTTGGGTTCCCTATCCCGACACCGAACCGGTCCTGCGTGCCCTGCGCCAGCGCGGACTGCGCGTCGGCGTCGTCAGCGACTTCGCCTGGGACCTGCGCACCCACCTCGTCCATCACGAGCTGGACGCCTTGATCGACACCTGCGTGATCTCCTACGAGCAGGGCCGGGAGAAGCCCGACCCACAGTTGTTCCTCAAAGCCTGCGCCGATCTCGGCGCGGACCCCCGCGCCACCCTGATGGTCGGCGACAACCCGGTCCGCGACGGTGGCGCGGCCGCCTGCGGTCTGCGCACGTACATCCTGCCGGCGGAGCACCGCATGGGAGAGCGCGGCTTGCTGGACGTGCAGCGGCTCGTGGTCTGA
- a CDS encoding DeoR/GlpR family DNA-binding transcription regulator yields the protein MTARTRLSQAAVEERRQAVLRYVADHGETRIDDLARHFDVSLMTMHRDLDDLTGRHLLRKERGRAVAFPALTMETATRFRENSALAAKNALCAAVAGRIRPGSTVLMEDSTTLFPLVPALAEMDQLHVVTNSVGLAQRLGSAAPAVNVTLLGGHYRGDFNSCTGPTVTRALSRIRADLALLSATAVLEGRLFHPLNDYVEVKLAMLASAEQALLLVDHSKFGKTATYAYGTVADYHSVITDTGTPDTELAAIRDLEVPVETVEPEEPSL from the coding sequence GTGACCGCCCGAACGCGACTGTCACAGGCGGCCGTCGAGGAGCGACGTCAGGCCGTCCTGCGGTACGTCGCCGACCATGGCGAGACCCGCATCGACGACCTCGCCCGGCACTTCGACGTCAGTCTGATGACGATGCACCGGGACCTGGACGATCTCACCGGGCGGCATCTACTGCGCAAGGAGCGCGGGCGGGCCGTCGCGTTCCCCGCCCTCACCATGGAGACGGCCACCCGCTTCCGTGAGAACAGCGCCCTCGCGGCCAAGAACGCGCTGTGCGCGGCCGTCGCCGGCCGGATCAGGCCGGGCAGCACGGTGCTCATGGAGGACTCGACCACCCTGTTCCCCCTGGTCCCGGCGCTGGCGGAGATGGATCAGCTGCACGTCGTCACCAACTCGGTCGGCCTCGCCCAGCGCCTCGGGTCCGCCGCGCCCGCAGTGAACGTCACCCTGCTGGGTGGCCATTACCGCGGCGACTTCAACTCCTGCACCGGCCCCACCGTCACCCGGGCCCTGTCCCGGATCCGTGCCGATCTCGCCCTGCTGTCCGCCACCGCCGTCCTGGAAGGACGCCTCTTCCACCCCCTGAACGACTACGTCGAGGTGAAGCTGGCCATGCTCGCCTCCGCCGAACAGGCGCTGCTCCTGGTGGACCACTCGAAGTTCGGCAAGACCGCCACGTACGCGTACGGCACCGTGGCCGATTACCACAGTGTCATCACCGACACCGGCACCCCCGACACGGAACTCGCGGCCATACGAGACCTCGAAGTCCCCGTCGAGACGGTCGAACCCGAAGAGCCTTCCCTGTGA
- a CDS encoding zinc-dependent alcohol dehydrogenase, giving the protein MTEKIRRVLVRSLDDITLEEVAAPVPGDDELLLRTTVVGVCGSDTHAAADHHPFIDLPYRPGHEAVGVVAAAGKGAEDFAPGDRVIIEPNLYCGRCPQCRSGRYNICQELKVFGCQTPGAMADLFTIAADRVHRVPDGMTDIEAALVEPLATPVHAVAKAGDLTGRTVVVLGAGPIGLLVLAAARHAGATRIAVTDLLPGKRDRALRLGADSALPADATDLADQAHAALGGPADVVFDCVAREQSIAQATDLVTKGGTIIVVGVGAGGTTPVRLDLIQDREIRIEGTLMYTGDDYRTAMALISSGAIDTAEIVTATYPLEDAAKAFAASVDPEQVKVLVTVDGR; this is encoded by the coding sequence ATGACCGAGAAGATCCGCCGCGTTCTCGTCCGCTCCCTCGACGACATCACCCTCGAGGAAGTGGCCGCCCCCGTACCCGGGGATGACGAGCTCCTGTTGCGCACCACCGTCGTCGGCGTGTGCGGCTCCGACACCCATGCGGCGGCCGACCACCACCCCTTCATCGACCTGCCCTACCGGCCCGGCCACGAGGCGGTCGGTGTCGTCGCCGCGGCCGGGAAGGGAGCCGAGGACTTCGCGCCCGGAGATCGAGTGATCATCGAGCCCAACCTGTACTGCGGACGCTGCCCCCAGTGCCGCTCCGGCCGCTACAACATCTGCCAGGAGCTGAAGGTCTTCGGCTGCCAGACGCCCGGCGCCATGGCCGACCTGTTCACCATCGCGGCCGACCGCGTCCACCGCGTTCCCGACGGTATGACCGACATCGAGGCCGCCCTCGTCGAACCCCTGGCCACCCCCGTGCACGCCGTGGCGAAGGCCGGTGACCTCACCGGACGCACGGTTGTCGTGCTCGGCGCCGGGCCCATCGGTCTGCTCGTCCTCGCCGCTGCCCGGCACGCGGGCGCCACGAGGATCGCCGTCACCGACCTGTTGCCGGGCAAGCGGGACCGCGCCCTGCGTCTGGGAGCCGACTCGGCCCTGCCCGCCGACGCCACCGACCTCGCCGACCAGGCCCACGCGGCACTCGGCGGACCCGCCGACGTGGTCTTCGACTGCGTGGCGCGCGAACAGTCCATCGCCCAGGCCACCGACCTGGTCACCAAGGGCGGCACGATCATCGTCGTCGGCGTCGGTGCCGGCGGCACCACCCCGGTCCGCCTCGACCTGATCCAGGACCGCGAAATCCGCATCGAGGGCACCCTGATGTACACCGGCGACGACTACCGCACCGCGATGGCCCTGATCTCCTCCGGCGCCATCGACACCGCCGAGATCGTCACCGCCACCTACCCGCTGGAGGACGCCGCCAAGGCGTTCGCCGCATCCGTCGACCCAGAGCAGGTCAAGGTGCTGGTCACGGTGGACGGACGGTAG
- a CDS encoding zinc-dependent alcohol dehydrogenase family protein, protein MRAAVITQPGSVELTTVDDPAPGPREVVVEVAATGLCGTDLHILQGEFAPKLPIIPGHEFAGEVVARGAEVTELALGDQVAVDPSLYCFECHYCRLGHNNLCERWAAIGVTHPGAAAEYAVAPAANCVRLPDHVDAQDAALIEPLSCAVRGYDVLRSRLASRVLIYGAGTMGLMMLQLAKATGAASVDVVDLNAERLATAWQLGCSAGAASADEIDPPHHGWDLVVDATGNAKAIQDALGRVGKGGTYLQFGVADYAARATIEPYKIYNQEITITGSMAVLHSFERAADLFATGVIDPRVFISDRLPLAAFPDAVARFQAGIGRKIQIQPSLATA, encoded by the coding sequence GTGAGGGCGGCCGTCATCACGCAGCCCGGCAGCGTCGAACTCACCACCGTCGACGACCCCGCTCCCGGCCCCCGCGAGGTCGTCGTCGAGGTCGCGGCCACCGGGCTGTGCGGCACTGATCTGCACATCCTCCAGGGGGAGTTCGCCCCGAAGCTCCCCATCATCCCCGGCCACGAGTTCGCCGGCGAGGTCGTGGCCCGCGGTGCCGAGGTCACCGAGCTCGCGCTCGGCGACCAGGTCGCCGTGGACCCGTCGCTGTACTGCTTCGAGTGCCACTACTGCCGCCTCGGCCACAACAACCTCTGCGAACGCTGGGCCGCCATCGGCGTCACCCACCCAGGCGCCGCCGCCGAGTACGCCGTGGCGCCCGCCGCCAACTGCGTCCGACTGCCCGACCACGTGGACGCCCAGGACGCGGCCCTGATCGAGCCGCTGTCCTGCGCGGTGCGCGGCTACGACGTCCTGCGCAGCCGCCTCGCCTCCCGCGTGCTCATCTACGGCGCCGGAACCATGGGCCTGATGATGCTCCAGCTCGCCAAGGCCACCGGCGCCGCGAGCGTCGACGTCGTCGACCTCAACGCCGAACGTCTGGCCACAGCATGGCAGTTGGGCTGCTCCGCCGGAGCCGCGTCCGCCGACGAGATCGACCCGCCGCACCACGGATGGGATCTGGTCGTCGACGCCACCGGCAACGCGAAAGCCATCCAGGACGCCCTCGGCCGGGTGGGCAAAGGCGGTACTTACCTGCAGTTCGGGGTCGCCGACTACGCGGCCCGGGCCACCATCGAGCCGTACAAGATCTACAACCAGGAAATCACGATCACCGGCTCGATGGCCGTCCTGCACAGCTTCGAACGCGCCGCGGACCTCTTCGCCACCGGTGTCATCGACCCGCGCGTCTTCATCAGTGACCGCCTCCCGCTGGCGGCGTTCCCGGACGCGGTCGCCCGCTTCCAGGCAGGCATCGGCCGCAAGATCCAGATCCAGCCCAGCCTCGCCACCGCGTGA
- a CDS encoding carbohydrate ABC transporter permease, whose translation MTHAAAAAPGARLTKLFRRKQDQGGEPRLSPLWTFVAWLATLAFFAPVAWMVLTSFHQEADAATNPPTPFAAVTFDQYKLLFSRDITPFLLNSAMASILSTLLVLALAVPAAYALSIKPVEKWTDVMFFFLSTKFLPAIAALLPVYLIVKDAGMLDNVWTLVILYTAMNLPIAVWMMRSFLAEVPKEILEAAEVDGAGLLTVLWRVVAPVAMPGLAATSLICFIFSWNEFMFAVNLTATQASTAPVFLVGFITNEGLFLARLCAAATLVSLPVLIAGFAAQDKLVRGLSLGAVK comes from the coding sequence ATGACCCACGCAGCAGCCGCCGCGCCCGGGGCGAGGCTCACCAAGCTCTTCCGCCGCAAGCAGGACCAGGGCGGTGAGCCCCGGCTCTCCCCCCTGTGGACCTTCGTCGCCTGGCTCGCCACCCTGGCGTTCTTCGCGCCCGTGGCCTGGATGGTCCTCACCTCCTTCCACCAGGAGGCCGACGCGGCCACCAACCCGCCCACCCCCTTCGCCGCCGTCACCTTCGACCAGTACAAGCTGCTGTTCAGCCGAGACATCACCCCCTTCCTCCTCAACTCGGCCATGGCCAGCATCCTTTCGACGCTGCTCGTGCTCGCCCTGGCGGTGCCGGCGGCCTACGCACTGTCCATCAAGCCGGTCGAGAAGTGGACCGACGTGATGTTCTTCTTCCTGTCCACCAAGTTCCTCCCGGCCATCGCGGCCCTGCTGCCCGTGTACCTGATCGTCAAAGACGCCGGGATGCTGGACAACGTGTGGACGCTGGTCATCCTCTACACAGCCATGAACCTGCCGATCGCGGTCTGGATGATGCGCTCCTTCCTCGCCGAGGTCCCCAAGGAGATCCTGGAGGCGGCCGAGGTCGACGGCGCCGGCCTGCTCACCGTGCTGTGGCGGGTCGTCGCACCGGTCGCCATGCCCGGACTCGCCGCTACCTCGCTGATCTGCTTCATCTTCAGCTGGAACGAGTTCATGTTCGCCGTGAACCTCACCGCCACGCAGGCGTCCACCGCGCCGGTGTTCCTCGTCGGGTTCATCACCAACGAGGGCCTGTTCCTGGCCCGGCTGTGCGCGGCCGCCACCCTGGTCTCGCTGCCCGTCCTCATCGCCGGATTCGCCGCCCAGGACAAGCTCGTCCGAGGCCTCTCCCTCGGAGCGGTGAAGTGA